A DNA window from Lagenorhynchus albirostris chromosome 5, mLagAlb1.1, whole genome shotgun sequence contains the following coding sequences:
- the ABCC5 gene encoding ATP-binding cassette sub-family C member 5 isoform X5, translating to MKDIDIRKEYIIPSPGYRNVRERTSNSGQHRDREDSKYKRTQQLDCQDALEAAARAEGLSLDASMHSQLRILDEEHPKGKYHHSLSALKPIRTTSKHQHPVDNAGLFSCMTFSWLSPLARIAHKKGELLMEDVWSLSKHESSEVNCRRLERLWQEELHEVGPDDASLRRVVWTFCRTRLILSIVCLMITQLAGFSGPNFQDGCILRSE from the exons ATGAAGGACATTGACATAAGAAAGGAGTATATCATCCCCAGCCCTGGTTATAGAAATGTGCGGGAGAGAACCAGCAATTCAGGGCAGCACCGAGACCGCGAGGACTCCAAGTACAAGAGAACTCAACAG CTGGATTGCCAAGATGCCTTGGAAGCAGCAGCCCGAGCTGAGGGCCTTTCCCTGGATGCCTCCATGCATTCTCAGCTCAGAATCCTGGATGAGGAACATCCCAAGGGAAAGTACCATCATAGCTTAAGTGCTCTGAAGCCCATCCGGACCACTTCCAA ACACCAGCACCCAGTGGACAATGCTGGGCTCTTCTCCTGTATGACTTTTTCTTGGCTTTCTCCTCTGGCTCGCATAGCCCACAAGAAGGGGGAGCTCTTAATGGAGGACGTGTGGTCTTTGTCCAAGCACGAGTCTTCCGAGGTGAACTGTAGAAG ACTAGAGAGACTGTGGCAAGAAGAGCTGCATGAAGTTGGGCCAGACGATGCTTCCCTCCGGAGGGTTGTGTGGACCTTCTGCCGCACCAGGCTCATCCTCTCCATCGTGTGCCTGATGATCACGCAGCTGGCTGGCTTCAGTGGACCA AATTTTCAGGATGGCTGTATTCTGCGGTCAGAATGA